The sequence cggtgcggaaaatacaccggtaacggtcgaaatctaaatacgatcggtaaatatatcaaacttcacaatacaacaaagttgacaaaagatcacaaagaccacaagttcacaattcatgatataacaagttcaaaAGGATggcaaatttataatataaaaagtttacaaagatcacaagttcacaatataacaagttcacagtataacaagttcataaagatcacaagttcacagactcaaagttcacaattcacaatattcactcgatttagttgacatgtcatgcttactcatgaaatattttttcttcacataaagagttttttcacaacctcacaggaaaaccctaaaatctagtgtgtcgaaaagacagactgtcggctctcaatcattatatattactaatacataacatgtgcatagaaaatggtggattcgttcgagagaccaaatcattaatctcaactgccttccaacaccatctattcaaaaaaaaatcttaaagcgtccaaaaatacaaaaataagtaatccttatctagagacgtacagtggatgcgaaaaaatcacatgctggaaaattccgaaaaaAAATCCGAGACACAATTCTGGAAAAATCTGAGACAtaaatccggtaatttccgacaaaaaccggtaaccgaaggaaacggtcggtaaaacactATGCCGATTCCGATAGACAATTCCGTTTTCGAAAATACCGTTACCGGTGAATCCGgtcgaaaaatttcgaaatcggtttccggaattcCGCAAAATTCCGAAACCATTTTCATCCCTAGCTGTTGTACAACATTTTCTTTTGCAATGAAGGAAAGTACCTCCTTTGCACGTACTATCTCTAAAAAATAGAGAAGCACTAGATGTGCTCACTAATATTATTTAATTTAATACAGTAGGGGTTTCTCCCCTActgtttgcaaaaaaaaaaaaatacTGTGCATTTTTATTGCAAGTTTAAGAGTTAGGGGACTTAAATATCTGGTTGTCAATGTTGCTGTTAATGGGTAGTTTCATAATTGGTTATAAACAATGCCTTTATGACATATATGCAATGTCACCGGTACAGTGGGCCAGAAAGTAGTTGGTGGAGGATTTATGCCCTTAATGTTGCCTCATTGTCTTCATGTAAGCAGAATCGTTTTTGGGTCACTGCCTCACTGGCATCCATTAACTCGAGAtcgtggtgcataaaatattcgtGATTACTGTAACAGGAAGAATACAAATATCTACAAAATTGATTACTCTGTAATGGATACTACAGATATTCAAACATTCAGTGAAGAACTAAGTGACTAAATGCTACCTGGCATTTGAACAAAAGGCTACCCACCTTCTGACAGACATGTGAAGCGTTGCAGTTTTTCCTTCCATAATCCAATTGATGAGTTAACATAGGAGGTCTATGCACACCATATTGTCTGTCATCCTATGAATCGATTATAAATTTATAAATTTGAAATTTATTCAGTGCTATACTGGGTCATACGTAAATGTGCTAATGGTTTGTTAACCGAACCATAACTGGCCCAAACTAAACACGTCTACACTCAAAACCCACTTCACTCCACCCCCATTTCATTCTCCCCACTAAAACAAATCCACACCAAACTGCATGGATTATTaaatccaaatcaacccaacCCAGGACCTTAAACCACAGTTTCAAACCAGCTTAAGACATGCAGAGCAAAGGGTGCTTTGTTGCCTGCTGGTGTGCTCTGCTCTGCGTCTCTCGCTCCAAGCCTCTGCAAGTCTCGGTCCAAATCCATTGGGTAAACAAAGAAGAGTCATATGAATTGTAGAGCTAGTTGATATGAATTCATCGAAATCCATTGCCTAGTTCGGACAGTTATACTGCTGCAGTACCCACTCTTTGTGTGATTCTTGGCGAGGTGCACATGTCTGTCGCATCTATAGCCAACAGATTTCCCATTTGGAGGCACGAACAAACTATAGAGCAATCCAATAGGGCTCGGGATTCTTGATCTGCAGAAACTAAAATAAAATGAAGTATCTGCCGCCAGCACCCGACAATGGGATTGGGGTAAATGTAAGAATTGGTGAAGTTAACTTGTTGGAGGGCTCATCCTTGGCAGCACCTGACAATGAAGAACTGGCTGCAGGGTAAGGAAAGGGATTCTGTGCAGCTGAAGATTTTTTGGCTCTTGCTGTTCCTCACACTGTCATGGAAGGCGTCGCCCTTGCTGTTGCGGAGGACTAGTGCTGGGACCAGCCGCAGACAATGCAGCTTCCAGCCCTAGGGCAGCGACAAGCTGGGGATGAGGACGTGACGTTGAGCCTCATGCGGTGCCTCAGAGGAAGGCGAGAGTGGCTGGATTTTAGACTAGTCTTGAACAGGTTATAGGTCATTATCAAAACCAGAAAAGGTCACACCCAACCAAACGAATCCTCCACTCTGTGAACCCAAACCGGACCACTACACTTCTGAGCTTATTTCTCACCAAACCAGATTGACCCGAAATGAAAACCAAACCATGAAATCTGGGTTCGGTCCAAACCGATAGCAGGAAATATGAGTAACACTAGTTGATCACATATTCACATCAATTGCTTGGTCATGGAATACATTAATTGTCATTTTCCATTCTGAATCGTGGTTATGATTTTCCTTTACTATGCAGAATGGGGCGATTGCAAGATAGCAATGCAGTTCTCACACATTTTAATGAGTATTCCGAACGATGCTTTGTAGAAGTGTCTGGTGATTTTGCTAGTAAAACTCGCCTTCTCAAGTCTATGAAGGCTGATCTCGACCATATTTTCACAAAGCTAAGGTACCATTCTGTTTGTAAATTTTAATTGTTGTCCCCATCTCTATTAATTTTCTAGTTGGAGTGTGTCTTTGTGCTCAATTTTTCTTATTCTCGAATTTGCATTTGATGTCTACTCATCATCAGTCTTTTTTTTTTCCTGCTGTAGAGAGATGAAAGCTAGGTTAGCAGCTACCTATCCAGACGCTTTCCCTAATGGTGCAATGTCAAAGACGATGGACCAGAGACCAGACCTTGAAAGTCCTTTAGATTAGTGCGTCTAACATCAAAATTCCGCATATTAGTGACGACATCTGTTGTCATACCAAAGATTTATTTAATTCCTCATTAGGCTTGAAGCGACATATATCTGttgccaaaaaaaaaaaaaaaacgagTGACCTGTGCTTCCGCATCTCTGTGTATTAGAACTgggcttaaatgcttaatatatcaTCATCTTTGTTGTGTTGTACTGTTGTAGTATTGCATCTTGCCAGATCTTCTAAGAGCCTTGACCCTACATCCTTTATTCCTCTTCACCGTTCTCCTAATCCTCTCGTTATGATTGTCTTCGTTCTTTAGTCTCAGCTGGAAAAAAGTATGTGCCTACAGACGGTTGTGTTCTTTAAGTTTGTTTGAGACTTCTGTAGATGTCTGGGCCACTAGTATCTGGTTTCTGTGTTTTTATCTTATTCAAAAAAAAATGAAGTCCAACAATTGACAAGAGTTGAGTTAGATCGTTTCGATTTTTAACGTGGCGGGTTttcaaaaaataaaataaaataacgtGGTGTGCACCTTATGTAGCTACTAGATGAGTgcacgtgcgttgcaacggaaccgtataataacacaataacttatgtacatgtgtgttatattgttataggTATGTTCCTGTGCGTTATGACGGCAGTAAAACATTTGTATGAAACATTGATACagaacgacaaacatcactataatatgcaaAATTCGTGTGGAGAACATTATCATTGTCacacaaattatttctaaaaagttaatttagaatttttaattgcagacaaatgtgtcgacaaccgtacactaatcagctaatcctttttagcgatatCGATAAGTCTCTGTTGTATATTTGCAGGGATGACATATCGGCACGAATTGTCTTCATAACTTAACAGATCAATCACAAAGTTCCGTCGAagaatctttgcatcctacagACAAAGACATAAGAAAACAAAACATATTATCTTGTAAAACGAGGTAGCTGGAATGTATGTTTTGAACATAAAACGAACGTATTACACTCACCCCCAACAAATTTCATTCGTCTGTCATTCCCCCACATGGTCATAGCTTGTAGAACAAGGTAGCTGGTATTAAACCTATAAAATAATGTTTAGACAACTATGTTTTATACAATGATTATCATAAAAAAATTTAAACTGCTAAGAAGGTGGTACGAAGAAAATACCCTCttaagtcaattggaacaccagtctgaattgtatgttcccacttaaatATATCCTCCGCTCATCCAGAACGTTTCTTGTTGTAAGCAATCTTATATTTCTTTGAGGCCATGATAATCGCTTCCGCAAACCTCTTGTGTGGCATATGTTTACACCAATCTTGAGTCAGTGTAAAGTCGATAAAAGTCACATGCTTTTTAACATGATCTATTACAAAAAGGGTGTGACATCCGTTGAATTTTTATGGCATAAGAACCTgcaaaatatcagtcattaggattgcaaagaactgtcctttataaatacattcaaaatgaacacatacttacatatctacaacccgtgatataataattcattgatggccaacaatcgagtgttttggctaactcttctgctgtaggatcctgatggtactttggaagtttaccaaaaccaaccattctctggacaatatatatacatgtccacatGAGGATTAGATGTAGATACTATATATTAATACATTAATGATTGGAAACAAACTTATCCAGAAACACATGTCCATATAATGCTTTCTATTATTTATGATTTCTCCTTTTGGTCCACGTGACTCTTTATTGGCAAGCAGCCGAACAGCCATGTCAAAACATCTTAGAGTCATATGGAGTGGTAGCATCGTGTTTTCTGTGTGCGCGTGCGTGAAAGTAGTCGTTGTAGCAGCACGCAAACACACGTACACATGGTAATGGGAGTCGGTGCACTGATCCCCATTAGCTTGGTAAAGCTCCGCCGAACAGCCTCGCAGGTTCCTCTCCACGATATACAGGCAGCCTGGTTCGAGGCCATTTCCAAGTTCACGCAATTCAGTAATCcaccatatatttctatatgttcAATTGTACTGCTATTGCCACTCCACGTGTAATCACCAGCCTAAAAGCTCGTTTACAACTGATGCTGATTTGTTTGTATTGATTTCTTTGCTTCAAAAATTTAACTATTTTTTGGCTCGTCCATGGTGAGAAAACAAGCAATTTGACTATGTGCTATACTCTCTTCTGATAGTTTTTGCTAAATATAGTAgcataacttgctctcttggtaAAAACAAGACACGGAGACAAAAGCTAAAATCACGCCCTCGCTAAATATACTGTATTGTATATGTCTCCACGCATATACAGGCAGCCTGGTTCGAGGCCGTTTCCAAGTTCACGCATTTCAGTTATCCACCAAATGATTCAGTGCCATACAATATGTTGTTATTACTCAAGCAGACAGATAGTAACGGCACTAACATAAATCGGTATGAAGAATAAGAACAAAGCCAAGTTTGTGACTGAACTTCACTCAGTTTTATCCTACCAATCTAGTGATCCAAACAGTTTAACGGCAGAGCCAGACTCCAtgcagggagagagagagagagagtaagaAGGAAAGAGACAGATCTGCGGTGCCGCTGCTGTTGCCGGCCTTTGTCCGGCATTGGTGTTGGCGTGAGGAAGAAGAGAACCAACACATGCACTCTGCAATGCGATCTTAATTTTTTGTGATAGGTGACAAATTCTGGAGGCACGAAAAGAGAGAGAGCAGATAGAAACTGGGGGGTGTGGCTACATTTATAGCCGATGAGGACACTGCCGATTTCCACCTTCCATAGTTCCATCAATAGAGAAAGTTGGAAAGGAAAGAGATCCACACATTCAAGGAAACTGAGCAGAGAAAAATATAGGAAGGGATCCACCTCAGCTAAAATTACGGAGGTAAATATGACATTCGCACTACAGACATAAGGCAGGAGTATCTTCTAAATGGAGCAAAATCATAAACCCAAAATAGCAGTTAAATCTGTTCAAACAAAATTTCCTAACAATATCCTACTTTTTGGTCCCATAGAAGGGCACGTGTGATTCTATTGACATTTTTTAAAGTCAGTGTCATAATTTTCATAGtcataggtgagtgcccgtgcgttgcaacgggaacatataataacataataacttatatacaaaatgtgtcttatattgttataagaaaatgtttcataatccatttgtaatcctagccatacataaattttgttattttaatttagctgtttcactactacattacaaccatcagtatcatgcagacttcgatatatgccacgatttgcatggtctcatcattgaagagcacaTGCCACACCTaccggtagaagttccctcgtacattgtcagtcatcaggtatgcaccaccatacacgcttgcttaaacaaaaaaagcaagtgtatgtgtttgcgaagagaattaaaggcaggccggcacaaaagctaccccgacgatggcgagtggtcattgctgtcggtcctcctctacGTCATCTCTGGCGCCAATATGacgccatagtccttgatatagtagtcgtcgaacgcgcacgacatggcgagtaccgatgactcttggttgagctgccaaacgaagtgcaccccgggctcatcagcgaggtaatacacctagccgttgcaccaccggatgtgctactcatctacatacatcttgttcggggacactcacacaatgtcagcaacgaccgtcgtcctagcgcacaagaattcatggccggtcagtagtgacttacgtggtaggttgagcttcaagtgatgatgagctggacggtgtgacggcgccgttgtcggatgtggtgcccagaacaacccaagAGTCGTCGGCGTTggtgacgaccatgaggtccccctatttgagatggacagcgcggtgcagccgctttGGACTGCGTCCAAACGGCGGCTGCGGtggagcttgccgaacacagcgacACATGCGAccacgtagtactgcttccagaggtcgaactggcagtcgccaagcttcttctcgtcgtcgatgagcgacgccaacgcgagcgcctcctaccagtggtgtttgttcggggtttccaagtaagaaacatggattcatctttagcgttggtttatgaaaatgactcacaagtcagatccatggaaaaaatattacggagaataaatgtcacacatataaaaagaatttaagttgaaaacattattcaaacaaaaagaaattgcatgcaaggttcttctttaaatactactccctccatccaaaaatataattcaggaatctcgttgataattatctactactacacattgtgcaaaagTAGTAGGTaggctttgggagagatgtaATAGATATTTTACTGTAACagatattgacataaacacacatgtggtgtagtggtagctacgagcatatttgcttgagaggtcgtaggttcgaatcccattgtggccacatttgtgtttttttaatttaattttagctacacgtgggaatgggaatgggatttgcggggaggggggaatgagaaagtgagagcacctagaggggggtgaataggtgatcctgtgaaaaacttaaaacttaaatctacaaacttgattaagtgttagagcaataaagccaagtggcaagagaggagttcttgcaaaacacaataaccacaaagatatcaacacagagagacacagtggtttatcccgtggttcggccaagttcaacacttgcctgggttgcaatcaacccctctcaagtgatccaaagatccacttgaataccacggtgtttctcttcctttcactatatcccgtttgcgaggaatctccacaacttggagtctc is a genomic window of Zea mays cultivar B73 chromosome 5, Zm-B73-REFERENCE-NAM-5.0, whole genome shotgun sequence containing:
- the LOC100276011 gene encoding uncharacterized LOC100276011; protein product: MEEPLPKPAPSAAAEEVAERFRSLVDPDDVASIRQTQHLIMGRLQDSNAVLTHFNEYSERCFVEVSGDFASKTRLLKSMKADLDHIFTKLREMKARLAATYPDAFPNGAMSKTMDQRPDLESPLD